In one window of Shewanella goraebulensis DNA:
- the trxA gene encoding thioredoxin TrxA, with translation MSDKIVYLSDDSFENDVINSELPVLVDFWAEWCGPCKMIAPILDDVAEEYAGKITVAKLNVDQNNVSPAKYGVRGIPTLLMFKGGELVATKVGALSKTQLKEFIDAQA, from the coding sequence ATGAGCGATAAAATTGTATACCTAAGCGATGACAGCTTCGAAAATGACGTCATTAACTCAGAATTGCCTGTATTGGTAGACTTCTGGGCTGAATGGTGTGGTCCTTGTAAAATGATTGCCCCAATCTTAGACGACGTAGCTGAAGAGTACGCTGGTAAGATTACTGTAGCTAAACTAAACGTTGACCAAAATAATGTATCACCTGCTAAGTACGGCGTACGTGGCATTCCTACATTATTAATGTTCAAAGGCGGCGAGTTAGTTGCCACTAAAGTTGGTGCATTATCAAAAACTCAATTAAAAGAGTTCATTGACGCACAAGCTTAA
- the rhlB gene encoding ATP-dependent RNA helicase RhlB yields MSETHLSTQKFADFPLKPEVIQALNENGFEFCTPIQALSLPILLQQKDIAGQAQTGTGKTMAFLVATFNHLLSVAVPEGRQVNQPRSIIMAPTRELAIQIAKDAKLLEKHTGLKVGIVYGGESYDVQRQVLDAGVDILIGTTGRIIDYVRQGVISLNSIQAVVLDEADRMFDLGFIKDIRFLFRRMPDAKSRLNMLYSATLSMKVQELAYDHMNDPEKVEIAPEQKTSKNIKEEIFYPSTDDKMRLLLTLLEEDWPEKAIIFSNTKHSCEKVWSWLEGDGHRVGLLTGDVPQKKRIRILEQFTSGALDLLVATDVAARGLHISDVSHVYNYDLPDDCEDYVHRIGRTGRAGQKGVSVSFACEEYALNLPAIETYIHHSIPVTNYDREALLDDLPPPVRIHRKHPTTRGRDGGNRNGAHRSGGRPPQRNRRHS; encoded by the coding sequence ATGAGCGAAACACATTTATCTACCCAAAAGTTCGCTGACTTCCCTTTGAAACCAGAGGTAATTCAGGCTTTAAACGAAAATGGCTTTGAATTTTGTACGCCAATTCAGGCGTTATCTCTCCCCATTTTATTACAACAAAAAGATATTGCAGGTCAGGCACAAACAGGTACTGGCAAGACAATGGCTTTTTTGGTTGCTACTTTTAATCACCTTTTATCTGTTGCCGTGCCAGAAGGACGACAAGTCAATCAGCCACGTTCTATTATCATGGCGCCGACTCGCGAATTAGCGATTCAGATTGCAAAAGATGCCAAATTACTTGAAAAACATACCGGTCTTAAAGTCGGTATCGTTTATGGCGGTGAAAGTTACGATGTACAGCGTCAAGTGCTTGATGCTGGTGTTGATATCCTTATCGGTACAACAGGTCGTATTATTGATTACGTTCGCCAAGGTGTGATCAGTCTGAACTCTATTCAGGCGGTGGTGCTTGATGAAGCGGATCGCATGTTCGACTTAGGTTTCATTAAAGACATCCGTTTCTTGTTTAGACGTATGCCAGATGCGAAATCACGTTTGAATATGCTTTATTCTGCGACGTTATCGATGAAAGTGCAGGAACTTGCTTACGATCATATGAATGATCCTGAAAAAGTCGAAATTGCACCTGAACAAAAAACATCTAAGAATATTAAAGAAGAAATTTTCTACCCATCAACAGATGACAAAATGCGTTTGTTGTTGACCTTACTTGAAGAAGATTGGCCTGAAAAAGCCATTATTTTCTCAAATACCAAGCACAGTTGTGAAAAGGTATGGTCGTGGTTAGAAGGTGATGGACATCGTGTTGGTTTACTGACGGGTGACGTGCCGCAAAAGAAACGTATTCGTATTCTTGAGCAATTCACTTCAGGTGCACTTGATTTGTTAGTGGCAACTGATGTTGCTGCGCGTGGTCTTCATATCTCTGATGTATCTCATGTATATAACTATGACTTACCAGATGACTGTGAAGATTATGTTCACCGTATTGGTCGTACAGGCCGTGCTGGTCAAAAAGGCGTGTCAGTGAGTTTTGCATGTGAAGAATATGCATTGAACTTACCTGCTATTGAGACATATATTCACCATTCAATTCCGGTGACTAATTACGATCGCGAAGCATTGCTTGATGATTTACCGCCTCCAGTGCGTATTCATCGTAAACACCCAACGACTCGTGGTCGTGATGGTGGTAATCGTAATGGTGCACACCGCAGCGGTGGTCGTCCACCTCAAAGGAATCGCAGACACTCGTAA
- a CDS encoding Ppx/GppA phosphatase family protein: protein MTFSATLPCYAAITLGSNSFNMLVAQTLDGQPTIIAKYKQKVRLAEGIGEDNRLAEDVLQRGLDCLQMFADMLDKHQVAQQHVAVFATATLRVISNAAEFHQRALPILGHPIEVISGLREAELIYQGMAATTEGDGQRLVIDIGGASTEFIIGNGNEVLFKTSLDFGCVRFNQQFFNQVPHQLQHFEQAKAAVSDALLPHSELLRELGWQGVVGASGAVQSVVSVLNHRELSEIITLKVLYRFREEVLAQKQQSLHHIQGLSEEKAPTFASGIAILIALFELLDIESLNLSGGALREGVLKMLADRVELG, encoded by the coding sequence ATGACGTTTTCAGCTACATTACCTTGTTATGCCGCGATAACGCTTGGCTCAAATAGCTTTAATATGTTGGTTGCCCAAACATTGGATGGCCAACCAACGATTATTGCTAAATATAAGCAGAAAGTGCGTTTGGCTGAAGGTATTGGCGAGGATAATCGCTTAGCTGAAGATGTCTTGCAACGTGGCTTAGATTGCTTGCAGATGTTTGCTGACATGCTTGATAAGCATCAAGTGGCTCAGCAACACGTTGCTGTTTTTGCAACCGCTACGCTCCGTGTTATTTCTAATGCTGCAGAATTCCATCAACGTGCGTTACCAATATTGGGGCACCCTATTGAGGTGATTAGCGGTCTGCGTGAAGCAGAGCTCATCTATCAAGGCATGGCAGCTACCACAGAAGGTGATGGTCAGCGTTTAGTGATAGATATTGGCGGCGCAAGTACCGAGTTTATCATTGGTAATGGCAATGAAGTGCTGTTTAAAACCAGCTTAGACTTTGGTTGTGTTCGTTTTAATCAACAGTTTTTCAATCAAGTCCCTCATCAACTTCAGCACTTTGAACAAGCTAAAGCAGCGGTGTCTGATGCGTTGCTTCCTCATAGTGAATTACTTAGAGAGCTAGGTTGGCAAGGCGTGGTTGGTGCCTCTGGTGCGGTTCAGTCCGTGGTTTCGGTACTGAATCATCGTGAGCTGTCTGAAATCATCACCCTTAAAGTGTTGTATCGATTTCGTGAAGAAGTGTTGGCGCAAAAACAGCAATCTTTGCATCATATTCAGGGGCTATCTGAAGAAAAGGCACCGACTTTTGCTTCAGGTATCGCCATATTAATCGCGTTATTTGAATTGCTTGATATTGAGTCGTTAAATTTATCTGGCGGCGCACTTCGAGAAGGGGTGCTGAAAATGTTGGCTGACAGAGTTGAGCTGGGCTAA
- a CDS encoding thioredoxin family protein yields MHKTVKTLLATTALFFSSQLVVGSALASSGCAFDEEQSGFMATCSEEKQEVIITGIVEISALEKDLPGYAEEFENYQTDAATISALKAITTPTNVVVIIGTWCPDCHRETPRFMKLIEEVANPNITVTYIGVDRSKLDPEGLAANYEFSRIPTFIVEQDDKEVGRIVERPEVTLEQDLLNIVK; encoded by the coding sequence ATGCATAAAACTGTTAAAACATTATTAGCCACAACCGCCCTTTTCTTTAGCAGCCAATTGGTTGTAGGTTCAGCCTTAGCTAGCAGCGGCTGTGCGTTTGATGAAGAGCAATCAGGCTTCATGGCAACATGTAGCGAGGAGAAACAAGAAGTGATTATCACAGGTATTGTTGAAATTTCAGCATTAGAAAAAGATTTACCAGGGTATGCAGAAGAGTTTGAAAACTATCAAACAGATGCCGCGACTATCTCAGCATTAAAAGCCATTACCACGCCAACAAATGTGGTTGTGATTATTGGAACTTGGTGCCCTGATTGTCATCGTGAAACACCACGTTTCATGAAGCTAATCGAAGAAGTTGCTAACCCGAATATCACCGTTACCTACATTGGTGTTGATCGCAGCAAGCTTGATCCTGAAGGTTTAGCAGCGAACTATGAGTTCTCTCGTATTCCTACCTTTATCGTTGAACAAGACGATAAAGAAGTTGGCCGAATTGTTGAAAGACCAGAAGTGACTTTAGAGCAAGATTTATTGAATATCGTTAAGTAA